From the Thermococcus sp. M39 genome, one window contains:
- a CDS encoding cyclic nucleotide-binding/CBS domain-containing protein: MMPKITVEQVLKRRAVVVGPDDTIDKVAKILAKNKVSSAVVIEDEEIVGILTDRDILDKVVAKGKSPKEVKVKEIMTKNPVRIEYDYDIQDAIELMMDKGVRRILVTKLGKPIGFVTAADLLAALAAYNSEEKEAEQIETETEVYGICEVCGQYGPLYKVYIGGQEKWVCENCKDSIEQ, from the coding sequence ATGATGCCAAAAATAACTGTGGAACAAGTGCTTAAGAGAAGGGCAGTGGTTGTTGGGCCGGATGATACAATTGATAAAGTTGCCAAAATACTGGCCAAAAATAAAGTTAGCAGTGCAGTTGTTATTGAGGATGAAGAGATAGTGGGCATATTAACCGACAGAGACATTCTGGATAAGGTTGTTGCTAAAGGAAAGAGTCCCAAAGAGGTTAAAGTCAAGGAAATAATGACTAAAAATCCAGTTAGGATTGAATACGACTATGATATCCAGGATGCAATTGAGCTCATGATGGACAAAGGAGTTAGAAGAATCCTTGTTACAAAATTGGGCAAGCCTATAGGGTTCGTAACTGCAGCTGACTTGCTTGCAGCATTAGCAGCATATAACAGCGAGGAAAAAGAGGCAGAACAAATAGAAACCGAGACTGAAGTCTACGGAATCTGTGAGGTTTGTGGGCAGTATGGTCCACTCTATAAGGTCTATATTGGTGGGCAAGAGAAGTGGGTCTGTGAGAACTGTAAAGATTCAATAGAACAGTAA
- a CDS encoding helix-turn-helix domain-containing protein: MEFETISVDDEKAKELAQILMNEKSLAILRLLQEKTLSLSEIARELDLPLSTVSYHIDKMIKVGLVEVVGKKYGKRLQEVKLYRASPRPILLLPRKISVKDRILRTFEKIQVISLSIAGLIAYGVYKFSKVLLTPMKAGSKFAQEYAVQNVTQNLTKTVTETVTQATIERVPTVTTPFTVTSTPTPALQKSVTPQVSYLPYIGIVTFVILFLAFTHWLARRNL; this comes from the coding sequence AATGAGAAATCTCTGGCCATTCTGAGACTTCTTCAGGAGAAAACGCTCTCACTTTCTGAAATTGCTCGAGAGCTAGATCTTCCCCTTTCAACGGTCTCATATCATATTGATAAAATGATCAAAGTAGGATTAGTCGAGGTTGTAGGTAAAAAGTATGGAAAAAGACTGCAGGAAGTTAAACTTTATCGTGCATCCCCAAGGCCGATACTTCTTCTCCCAAGAAAAATATCTGTGAAGGATAGAATATTGAGAACTTTTGAGAAAATTCAAGTTATTAGTTTGAGTATTGCAGGTTTAATTGCTTATGGGGTTTACAAGTTCTCGAAAGTCCTCTTGACTCCAATGAAAGCTGGTTCAAAGTTTGCACAAGAGTATGCTGTTCAGAATGTTACTCAGAATTTAACAAAAACTGTAACTGAGACCGTTACTCAGGCAACGATAGAGAGGGTACCAACAGTTACAACTCCTTTCACAGTTACATCTACACCCACACCGGCACTTCAGAAATCTGTCACTCCTCAAGTATCATACCTTCCTTATATTGGAATTGTAACGTTTGTAATCCTCTTCTTAGCGTTTACACACTGGCTTGCAAGGAGAAACCTTTAA
- the psmB gene encoding archaeal proteasome endopeptidase complex subunit beta, with amino-acid sequence MEKKTGTTTVGIKVKEGVVLAADTQASLEHMIETLNIKKILPITDRIAITTAGSVGDVQMLARMLEAEARYYQFTWGRPMTAKAMANLLSNILNENKWFPYLVQIIIGGYVEEPTLANLDPLGGLIFDDYTATGSGSPFAIAILEEGYKKDMSIEEARELAIRAVRTAGKRDVYTGDRKIQVVVITKDGMKEEFVEFKE; translated from the coding sequence ATGGAAAAGAAAACTGGAACTACAACTGTTGGAATTAAAGTTAAAGAGGGTGTTGTTTTAGCGGCTGATACTCAAGCTTCACTTGAGCACATGATTGAAACGCTCAACATCAAAAAAATTCTTCCGATTACTGATAGAATAGCAATAACAACTGCAGGAAGCGTGGGAGATGTTCAGATGCTTGCAAGAATGCTCGAAGCTGAAGCTCGTTATTATCAGTTCACATGGGGAAGACCAATGACTGCAAAAGCAATGGCTAATCTCTTGAGCAACATATTGAATGAGAACAAATGGTTCCCATATTTAGTGCAGATAATTATCGGGGGATACGTTGAGGAGCCAACTCTAGCGAATCTGGATCCTCTTGGGGGCTTAATATTTGACGACTATACAGCAACAGGCTCAGGCTCACCTTTTGCAATAGCAATTCTTGAGGAAGGGTATAAGAAGGATATGAGCATTGAAGAGGCAAGAGAATTAGCCATTAGAGCTGTCAGAACAGCCGGCAAGAGGGACGTTTATACAGGAGATAGGAAAATACAAGTGGTTGTAATCACGAAAGACGGTATGAAAGAGGAGTTTGTGGAGTTCAAAGAGTAA
- a CDS encoding acyl CoA:acetate/3-ketoacid CoA transferase: MGRIVDVNEAIDEIPDNSVIAVSGFNLLVAPEYLILKLFEHYKETGHPKNIFLEVNPIPTAPNGVLDRIMEELYNDPDQDFLSGILVTYPGWSPYLQKLIQENRIEGYTWPIGTASWFFREVARGFPGVITKVGIGTFLDGRQDAGYLNDLAKEKKRCKVQPIEINGDEYLLYTAPKPNVTFIRGTTSDEIGNITTEREGAFTDILNMAQAAKSLPNPGIVIAQVERIARFGSLHPQDVKVPAPLVDYVVIAPKEYHKQSANIQYDPRISGEIIPPAKPRIPEIPLNIRKVIARRILLEMVEIIKKLGRPILVNLGIGIPSEVAAIATEEGVQDYLFTTVESGPFGGVALGGPDFGASIGPFAIISMADQFANYEGGVIDAASLGFMQVDKCGNVNPSILPGRLPGPGGFPVISFGSPRIIFAGGFTAGKRDIRVEDGQLKIVKDGSVIKFVNQVYKIVYNGKVGIERGQEVIYVTERAVFKLTRNGLVLEEVAPGVDVEKDILAKMEFEPKVSSKLEEMDKRLFLAGKMGLKEEIKKVLS, encoded by the coding sequence ATGGGAAGGATTGTGGATGTAAATGAGGCAATTGATGAAATTCCAGACAATTCAGTGATAGCTGTTTCAGGCTTTAATCTGCTTGTAGCCCCAGAGTATCTGATCCTCAAACTGTTCGAGCACTACAAAGAAACAGGACATCCGAAGAATATTTTCTTGGAAGTCAATCCAATTCCAACAGCCCCCAATGGTGTTCTCGACAGGATAATGGAAGAGCTCTACAATGATCCAGATCAAGATTTCCTCTCAGGAATCCTTGTTACATATCCAGGCTGGTCTCCCTATCTGCAAAAGCTGATTCAAGAAAACAGAATTGAAGGATACACATGGCCTATTGGAACGGCTTCGTGGTTTTTCAGAGAAGTTGCGAGAGGCTTTCCAGGAGTTATAACGAAAGTTGGAATAGGGACGTTCCTTGATGGAAGACAAGATGCCGGGTATTTAAATGACCTCGCAAAAGAAAAGAAGAGATGTAAGGTTCAGCCGATCGAAATTAACGGGGATGAATATCTCCTATACACCGCTCCGAAGCCAAATGTTACATTTATAAGAGGAACAACAAGCGATGAAATCGGAAACATAACGACAGAAAGAGAGGGAGCATTTACAGATATTTTGAATATGGCTCAAGCTGCTAAATCTCTACCAAATCCAGGGATTGTAATAGCCCAAGTTGAAAGGATCGCAAGATTTGGCTCTCTTCACCCCCAAGATGTGAAGGTTCCAGCACCCTTAGTAGATTATGTAGTCATTGCCCCAAAGGAATACCACAAGCAGAGTGCAAACATTCAGTATGACCCAAGAATTTCCGGTGAGATTATCCCTCCAGCTAAGCCAAGAATTCCAGAAATCCCATTAAATATCCGAAAAGTCATTGCAAGAAGAATTCTGCTTGAGATGGTTGAGATTATCAAAAAGCTCGGTAGACCAATCTTAGTCAACTTAGGAATTGGTATCCCATCAGAGGTGGCAGCAATTGCAACCGAGGAAGGCGTTCAAGATTATCTCTTTACTACAGTCGAATCAGGGCCTTTTGGAGGTGTCGCACTGGGTGGGCCAGATTTTGGAGCATCAATAGGACCATTTGCAATAATCTCCATGGCAGACCAGTTTGCCAATTATGAAGGTGGCGTTATTGATGCCGCGAGCTTAGGGTTCATGCAAGTAGATAAATGTGGAAATGTTAATCCATCAATTCTGCCTGGCAGATTGCCCGGACCTGGAGGTTTCCCAGTGATATCATTTGGCTCTCCAAGAATAATCTTTGCTGGAGGATTTACTGCAGGGAAGAGAGACATCAGAGTCGAAGATGGGCAATTAAAGATTGTCAAAGATGGCAGTGTTATTAAATTCGTCAATCAAGTCTACAAAATAGTTTACAACGGTAAAGTTGGCATAGAAAGGGGTCAAGAAGTTATATACGTAACGGAAAGAGCAGTATTTAAACTGACGAGAAATGGATTAGTTCTTGAAGAAGTTGCCCCGGGTGTGGATGTAGAAAAAGACATCTTGGCAAAAATGGAGTTTGAGCCCAAAGTGAGCTCGAAGCTGGAAGAAATGGATAAGAGATTGTTCCTAGCAGGGAAAATGGGATTGAAAGAGGAAATCAAAAAAGTACTCAGCTGA